Genomic window (Leisingera methylohalidivorans DSM 14336):
GACTGGTCATCCTCCATCGTGTCAGCGTCGCCTGCGGTGTCGTCGACGGTGATCCGCTCGGCGGAATAGCCGGAGTCAAAGGTGAATACCGTGCCGGCCGGGGTGTCCGAATTGTTGATGATCGAACTGCCCGCAGTCATATGGGGCGAGTCGTCATCGACGGTAAATGAGTCCGCATTGAAAGCGTTGAAAGTTCGTATCGCCATTTTGGCCCCCCGGCAGAACGATCTGAAGTGCAGTCGTTTTCCGAGGGTTTTGCGCAGTTTTCTCTAACGCCGGGTTAAGGCGCTGCTGAAATCCGGATGAAGTTTTCTCCGGCGCCCGTTTGGCGGTGTGCAGCCGCCTGCGCGGCGCCGTTAAAGTCAGGTATTCCAGAGGCTTGATAGGGCTCTGAAGGCCTGCGGCGGCCTGGCGCTATGGCTCGGGCAGGCGCGTCCGGCGGCGGCGCGGGGCCTGCTGTTCCGACTGTTGCCGGGCCAGGGGTAAACAAAACCTGACCGGCAGGTTTGAGCCCTGGAGGGGGCTCAGCCCTCCAGCCCCCAGCCGTCCGGCGCGAATCCGTGGGCGAGGGCGGTGCGGGTGGCCACTTCCTCGCCGATCCAGATGCCGGTGGCGGAGATGATCTGCTCCGGCAGCGTGGCCGCCAGACAGGGGATGCCGTCCTCCGCCTCCTCGGCGCTCAGGTATCTGCAGCTGTAGCCTTCGCGGCTCAGCGCTTCGGCCAGGGCGCGCCAGTCGGCGCCGTCGCGGGCGGGGACAAAGAAGTAATCCACGTCCGCCGCCTCCGGCAGGCCGTGTTCGGCCTGCAGATCGTTGAATGCCGCAACGGTTCCGGCCCGCTGGGTTTCGAAATCATGCGGCATCCGGGGTCAGTCCTGCTCGGCCAGGAAACGCTCGGCGTCCAGTGCTGCCATGCAGCCCATGCCGGCCGAGGTCACCGCCTGGCGGTATTTGTGGTCGGTGAGATCGCCGGCGGCATAGATGCCGGGGATCGAGGTTTCGGTCGATCCGGGTTTGACCTGGACATAGCCGCCGTTGTGCAGTTCCAGCACGTCCTTGACCAGCTCATTGGCGGGGGCGTGGCCGATGGCGACAAAAACGCCCTTGCAGGGGATTTCCTTCAACTCGCCGGTCTGCACGTTCTTGACCACGACGCCCTCGACCCCCAGCGGGCTTTCGGTGCCCACGACCTCTTCCAGGGTGTGGAACCACAGGGTTTCGATCTTGTCGTTCTTCATCAGGCGGTCGATCAGGATCTTCTCGGCGCGCAGCTCGTCGCGGCGGTGGACCAGGGTCACCTTGGAGGCGAAGTTGGTGAGGAACAGCGCCTCTTCCACGGCGGTGTTGCCGCCGCCGATCACCACGATTTCCTGGCCGCGGTAGAAGAAACCGTCGCAGGTGGCGCAGGCGGAGACGCCGAAGCCCTTGAATTTCTCTTCCGAGGGCAGGCCCAGCCATTTGGCGCGGGCGCCGGTCGCCAGGATCACCGCGTCGGCGGTGAAAGTGGTGCCGCTGTCGGCCTTGGCGACAAACGGGCGCGCGGAGGTGTCGAGCGAGGTGATGTAGTCGCCGATGACCTCGCAGCCCATCGCCTCGGCGTGCTCTTGCATCTTGATCATCAGGTCGGGGCCCTGCACCTCGGTGAAGCCGGGATAGTTTTCAACCTCGGTGGTGGTGGTCAGCTGGCCGCCGGGTTCGATCCCCTGAACCAGAACCGGTTCCAGCATGGCGCGGGCGGCATAGACCCCCGCGGTATAGCCTGCAGGCCCGGAGCCGATGATCAGAACCTTGGTGTGGCGCGTCTCGCTCATGTGTGTTCCCCACGTTATGCAGCCTGGCGGGCGTGCCGCCGTCAGGCAATGCATATAGCGGCAGGGTCCGCGGGCTTAAACCCCCAAGGCTTGGCATGCGGCAGGATGTAAATCCGCCGGGGCTTCGGGCATCGCGGCTTGCGCCAGCGGAACGCAAAGAATATTGCGCGGCGATGAAACATTATTGCGCGGCCCGGCGGCAGTGCTATAAGAAACGCAAATTCCACAGGAGCTTTCAACATGGTCACAACCCGCCTTGATCCGATCGATCGCAAGATTTTGTCGGAGCTTCAAGCTGATGGGCGGATGACGAATGTGGAACTGGCCAAGCGGGTCGGCATTTCGGCGCCGCCCTGTTTGCGCCGGGTGCGCGCCCTGGAGGAGGCCGGGCTGATTCACGGCTACCACGCCGATGTGAATTCCCGCGAGCTGGGGTTCGAGGTGCAGGTCTTTGCGATGGTCGGGCTGGAAAGCCAGGCTGAGGTGGAGCTGAGCGCGTTCGAGGATAAATGCCGCAGCTGGCCGCTGGTGCGCGAGTGCCACATGCTGAACGGCGAGGTGGATTTCATCCTGAAATGCGTCGCCCCGGATCTGAGCACATTCCAAAGCTTCCTGACCGGTGATCTGCTGACCACGCCGAATGTGGCCAGTGTCAAAACCTCGCTGGTGATCCGCGGCGCCAAGGATGAGCCGGGCGTGCCGTTCGAAGTGCTGGAGGAGCGGCTGGCGCGCGAGGCGTAAGCTGCAAACAGCCAGCGGTCTGACAGGCAAAAGCCGGGCAGGGATATGCCCGGCTTTGCTGTGTCCGGGGCTGCCGCCTGCCGGCTTACAGAAAGGCGCCGCCGGGTTTGTTGCCGGCGGCCCTGGGATAGGCCAGCGGGCCGAAATCCCGGATGCTGTCGGCATGGGCAAACATGTTCAGGAACAAGGTCTTGATCGCGTAGCCTGCCAGTTTCAGCGCATCCGGCCCCGGGTGGTAGGTTTCAAACTCCAGGCCGCCGACGCTGATTGCGGCATGGCGCGGCAGGCAGAGGTGGTACATGTCCACCGGCGCCGGCGGGGCGGTTTCAAAGATGCTCATGCCGTCCTGGAATTCCGCAACCGGGGTCAGCAGCGGGCTGCTGTCCGCGCGCTGCAGATGCGGCGGGGCGCGCAGCAGCCGCGCGGCGGGGCCGGCGACAAGGCTGGAGGCCGGTTTTTGCAAGCCAAGGCTGTCGGCCATGAAGCTGGTCAGCCGGTGGCTGCGGCCGCGGCTGCCGGGCTGCGCGGGCAGCAGGCTGGTGTGGCCGATCCAGACCAGCGGCTGGCTGCCGCCATCGCGGGTCAGGATGTCATCGCCGGGCAGCAGGTCTTCGACGGCAACCGGGCCATTGGCGGTTTCCACCAGGGAACCGCGGGAAAAAGCGCAAAACGCATCCTCGAACAGCGGCAGGGCAGGCGCGATGTGGCGGGTTTCGGAAATTGCCCCGCCGGGCAGGAGGCTGCTGACCTCATAGCGCCGCAGCTGCGGCTTGGTTGCGCTGCGCTGGGCTGCCGGATCCTGCAGGAACGCGTTGGCTTCAATTGCATTTTCTGCAGCTTTCTGCAGCGAGTGGGCGATGGTCATTACAGCCACCTTTCCTTTCAAACTGCCCGTATGCATCGGCCCCCACCGGCAACACAGACGTGCTTGAACGATATGTATGCGCACCAAATGGCGGCAATTAGTTCAAATTGTCAAAAATTCTGAAGCAAATTGGTTAACATCCGGCCGGGCCTGGCAGCGCTTCGGGCGGGTCCCGGCGGCAGGCCGGAACGGATGTAAGGCGGTTCGGCTATGGACGCGTCAAGCGGCCGCCGGCCGCGGCCTAGACCGGTTGGGTGCCCCGGCGGCGGCTGGCCGGGCTGGCGCGCTTGCGCCAGGGGAAGCCGCCGCCGGGGCACCCGTCCCCGGCGTTAACCCAGTTTCTGCTTCGCGGTCTGGCCGTCGCGGCGGCGCGCGGCTGCCCAAGGCAGGGTCACGGTCTCGCTTTTCGCGGAGCGGATGATGGAGGCAATGAAACGCTTGTTCATCTTCATGGTGGTCTGTCCTTCGCCCGGCAGCTGAACCTTGTGCCGAGGGTGCTGCTGTTTGTGTTGTTCTGACCTGTTTATGGGTAACATTTGCGCCGCGAATATGACCGGCTGAGGGCATTTTCCGCCTGGCGCCGCAGCGGCGCACGACGGGCGCGCGCCCTCTGTTTCTAAGGGTAAGTTGTTGTTTTAAATGGTGTAATTTCCGTTTGGGAGTAGGGGCGGCGCAGCGAAAGGCAAGGAATGTGGCGGAATTTATTAAAATTCGCCGCAATTTCCCGGGTTAACGGGCGGTTAAAGCCGGATGCAGGAGATCAGGCGGCCGTAGTCGGCCTCTTTCGCGTGGGTCGCGCGGCGGTAGGAGTAGAATTTCTCAGGCTCGGAATAGGTGCAGTAACGGGTCCATTCCGCCGCCCCTGCACCGGCCTGGCGCAGCTTGTGCAGGCCCAGGCCCGGCAGATCGAACAGGTAGCGGCCGTCTTGGCCATTGGCAAAGAAACGGGCGTAGCCGTCGTCCTGCATCACGAAATCTTCAAAGAATTCCGGGCCGACCTCATAGGCGCGCTGCGAGATTGCGGGGCCGATCACCGCCGCCGTGTCCGCGCGCCGGGCGCCGAGCCCCTCCATCGCGTCGAGAGTTGCCTCCAGCACCCCGTCCAGCGTGCCGCGCCAGCCCGCATGGGCGGCGCCGATGACGCCGGCCTCGGGGTCGCAGAACAGCACCGGCTGGCAGTCAGCGGTCAGAATGGACAGCGCCAGCCCCGGCACATTGGTGACCATGGCATCGGCGCGGGGGCGGTCCTGCGAGGGTTCGGTGACAACCTGCACATCGGCGCTGTGGACCTGGTGCACGGCGATCAGATTCTCGGCGGGCACGTCCATTGCCGCGGCCGCGCGGGCGCGGTTGATCTGCACCGCCTCGCGCTGATCGGTGGAGCCCAGGCCGCAGTTCAGCCCGCGGTAGATGCCCGAGGAGGCGCCGCCGCGGCGGGTGAAAAAGCCGTGCCGCACCGGGCCAAGCAGATCGGACGTGAGGATTTCAAGCG
Coding sequences:
- the trxB gene encoding thioredoxin-disulfide reductase, with the protein product MSETRHTKVLIIGSGPAGYTAGVYAARAMLEPVLVQGIEPGGQLTTTTEVENYPGFTEVQGPDLMIKMQEHAEAMGCEVIGDYITSLDTSARPFVAKADSGTTFTADAVILATGARAKWLGLPSEEKFKGFGVSACATCDGFFYRGQEIVVIGGGNTAVEEALFLTNFASKVTLVHRRDELRAEKILIDRLMKNDKIETLWFHTLEEVVGTESPLGVEGVVVKNVQTGELKEIPCKGVFVAIGHAPANELVKDVLELHNGGYVQVKPGSTETSIPGIYAAGDLTDHKYRQAVTSAGMGCMAALDAERFLAEQD
- a CDS encoding Lrp/AsnC family transcriptional regulator, translating into MVTTRLDPIDRKILSELQADGRMTNVELAKRVGISAPPCLRRVRALEEAGLIHGYHADVNSRELGFEVQVFAMVGLESQAEVELSAFEDKCRSWPLVRECHMLNGEVDFILKCVAPDLSTFQSFLTGDLLTTPNVASVKTSLVIRGAKDEPGVPFEVLEERLAREA
- the pgeF gene encoding peptidoglycan editing factor PgeF, with the protein product MTLEILTSDLLGPVRHGFFTRRGGASSGIYRGLNCGLGSTDQREAVQINRARAAAAMDVPAENLIAVHQVHSADVQVVTEPSQDRPRADAMVTNVPGLALSILTADCQPVLFCDPEAGVIGAAHAGWRGTLDGVLEATLDAMEGLGARRADTAAVIGPAISQRAYEVGPEFFEDFVMQDDGYARFFANGQDGRYLFDLPGLGLHKLRQAGAGAAEWTRYCTYSEPEKFYSYRRATHAKEADYGRLISCIRL
- a CDS encoding ribonuclease E inhibitor RraB, yielding MPHDFETQRAGTVAAFNDLQAEHGLPEAADVDYFFVPARDGADWRALAEALSREGYSCRYLSAEEAEDGIPCLAATLPEQIISATGIWIGEEVATRTALAHGFAPDGWGLEG
- a CDS encoding Hint domain-containing protein, which translates into the protein MTIAHSLQKAAENAIEANAFLQDPAAQRSATKPQLRRYEVSSLLPGGAISETRHIAPALPLFEDAFCAFSRGSLVETANGPVAVEDLLPGDDILTRDGGSQPLVWIGHTSLLPAQPGSRGRSHRLTSFMADSLGLQKPASSLVAGPAARLLRAPPHLQRADSSPLLTPVAEFQDGMSIFETAPPAPVDMYHLCLPRHAAISVGGLEFETYHPGPDALKLAGYAIKTLFLNMFAHADSIRDFGPLAYPRAAGNKPGGAFL